CGAACCGAACGGCTCTGTTAACCAGGCCAGCGGGATAGGCGTTCTTCCCTTGACGGAAGTACTGGAGGGAATCCATGGCCCGAGTCGTTTCGGCCGCCCGAGTCGCCCTCTTAGCCGGCCTGGCCCTGGGTCTGCTGGCCGCCTGCAGGCCGGGATGGGCCTATCGGGCCGAGGGCCGCTTCGAGCGGGACCTGTCGGTCGACACCCCCGTGCGTCTCACCGTCGAGAACCCCAACGGTGCCGTCCGGGTCCGTCGGGGCGAACCGGGGCGGGTTCGTGTCGTGGGCCACGTCATCATACGGGCTTTTTCCAGAAAACGGGCTCAGACGTGGCTCCAGCGGATCGTCACCGACCCCCCCATCGTCCAGGCCGACGGGGACATTCGAGTCGAATGGCCGGCGTGGGCCCGCCGGTCTTGGGGCGTTTTCGGAGGCCCCTGGGGCCTCCGGGTCGACTACACGGTCGACGTACCGCCTACGACGGACGTACGCATCACGACCGGCTCGGGCGACGTCGAGGTCCGGGACGTGGACGGGCCCGTCCGGGTCCGGACAGGGTCGGGGGACGTCGAAGTCCAGACTGTCCGGTCGGCCGTCGAGGTCCGGACCGGGAGCGGCGACGTCCGCATCGAGGAAGTCCAAGGCGACATCGAGGTCCGGGCCGGAAGTGGGGACGTCCGCCTGGGGTCTGCCACCGGTCACGTGACCGTGCGGCTCGGAAGCGGCGACCTGACCGCCGACCGCGTCGAGGGTCCCGTCGAAGCGGCGACGGGAAGCGGCGATATCGTCCTGACCGACGTGGTCGGCGACGTCCGGGGTCGGGCCGGAAGCGGGGACATCGTCGTCCGGGCCGACCGACCTTTGACAGACCGAACTTGGGACTTGGCGACGGGGTCGGGCGACGTCGAGGTGACCCTTCCCGAGACGGCCCGCTTCGAGGTCGACGCCCGTACACGAGCCGGCCGCGTAACGGTCGAGTTCCCCTTGACGACGGTGTGGACGCAAGACCGACGGCATCTCCGGGGTGTCGTCGGAAGCGCCGACCTGCACATCGAGGCCCGCGTGGGGAGTGGCTCCATCCGGATTCGTCGGACGCCCTGAATTCGGGCGTTCGGCAATTCGGGAATTCGGGAATGCGGCATCGATGGTGGAGGGGACGGAGCGATCACCCGGACCTACCGTCCAGGCCGGTATATCTGGAACCGGTCTCATCAATCCGAGGGGACCGGGATCGGACCCTCGACATCCGACCCCAGACCATGGACTATGGACCCTAGACCCCCGGGGCCCAAGCCAGTCTATGGTCCGTGGTCTATGGTCGGATTTATGAGACCGCTTGGGGCCACGGCCGAATCCCCGGACGGCCGAATTCCCGAGTTCCCGGGTTCCCGAACGCTCCGAGTGAAATCGTCGGACTCCCGCATTCCCGAATTGCCGAACTCCCGAACTGCCGAATTCCCGAATTTTAGTGGACCCGCCCAAGGGGCCGCAGGTAGAAGTCCAGCTCCTCCCGGGAGAACCGGTAGGCGACATTGCAGAAGCCGCACCGGACCTCGACGGTCGCCTCTTGCCGGAGGTCGTCGATGAGGGCCTGCCGGTCCATCGCCATTAAGACCTCCAGGGCCCGGCTCCGTCGGCACCGACAGCGGAAACGAAGCGGCCGGACCTCCAAGACCCGGGGCTGGCCTCCCTCGAGGAGCTGATGCACCAACTCGATGGGGTCCGGATGCCGCCAGAGCCAGTGACTGATCCCGCCCAAGGCCCGGATGCGCTCCGACAGCCGGTCCATGGCCGGCTCATCGGCACCGGGCAAGCGCTCGACCAGGCATCCCCCGGCGGCGATGACCCGGTCCCGCCGAATGAGGACCCCCAGCAGGACGGCCGAGTGGACTTGCTCGGACTGCAAAAGATAGTAGGCCAAATCCTGGGCGATCTCCCCGCTGACGAGAGGCACCGTACTGGCGTAAGGCTCACCCAAGCCCAGGTCCCGAAGGACGGTGAAATAGCCCCGGCCGACGGCCCGGGCGACGTCCCACTTGCCGTCGCGCGGCGGGAGGTCGACTTGGGGGTTCCGGACGTATCCCCGGACGTGGCCGATGCCATTACACTCGGCGACGACTTCCCGAAGGGGCCCGTCGCCGGTGATGTGGATCTGGACTCGCTGTTGGGCCGTCGGCTTGAGGTAAGCCGACAGGAGGGCCGACCCGACCATGGCCCGACCGAGGGAGGCGGTGGCGACCGGAGAGGTCGCCAGGCGTCGCCGGACGGTGTTCAGGAGAGAAGTCGCCGTGGCGACGACGAGCCGGACGTGCCAACGGTCGTCGACGACCCGGAGGAGGCGTTGCCGCATGGTAGGGTCTCCGGGAGGGGGGACTTGGAGAGATAGGATAGCACCGGCGGCGGCCTCTGTCGATGCCATGATCATAGCAAAAATAGACTAAACAACCGTCTGTCAAGGTGTAGGCCCTGCGAGCCGGTACCCCCCTACATATGCCCCATACTTCATATCATTCTATTTATGTGCCATTTTTACGGTTTTACACATATTTAAAATATATTATTATGCATCTTTTTTCAAATTGGCCTCCTGTGAACATAAGAGGTCGATTCGCATATTTTTCCGGCATCGACTTCAAGGAGTTCCCGATGACATCGACCAAAGGGGGGTGATTTCACAGGAAGATCCGCATCGGCCCTTGACAAACCCCGCCCCGGGACCTATATTTGGGTTGAAAATATTCGACTCCCCAAAGCCGCCCGTGGCAGAGCGACAATCTGCCACCCGGTGACGGACCGTCACCGGTCAGAGGAGGTTCTCTATGGCGCGCAGAGCCCGAGGCGCGAAGGTCACGAAGGCCCATCTGGTGGACCGGGTGGCGCGATTGGCGGGCCTGACCAAGACCCAGGCCCATCAGGCCATCGACGCCGTCATCAAGGCCATCCAGGACGCCCTGGCGGGCGGGTCGGCCGTGAATCTGGTGGGCTTCGGTTCCTTCACCGTCACTCAGCGGAAGGCCCGCAAGGGACGGAACCCCCGGACCGGGCGGCCGATGACCATCCCGGCCCGGACGGTCGTCCGCTTCCGTCCCGGACGGAAACTCCGGGAGGCCGTCGCTAAGTAAACGTTTTCCCTTTGGCCCCCCTTGTCCCCCCTTAGACGGGCAGGCCCCCGCCCCCCGGGGGCCTGCTTCCAGTTTAGGCCGTCGTCCCTGGGTCGTCCAATTTCTGACCTTCTCGGATAGAACAAAGGGCGAATACTTTGCGCCCTGGGCCCTCTGGGGCCTTTTCGATGGGCCCGTTGACCCTGGCTTGCTTGTCCCAGGCCGACCGTGTATATTCGCCTTGGATTCTTTGGGAAAATCCGGACATCCGGGAACCCGGGACATTCGTCGTGAAGTCGCCGAACGGCCGGGTTCCCGAATGGCCGAAAAGATTGAATGGATATGAGATCGCTTGAAAGCAATAGAGCAAGGCGCTTTATGCCCTTGCCTCTATGTCCTTCGCCTTTGGCGAGGCCGGGCTTCGTCGTTTACCGACCTTAGCCGATGGCTCGTCACTGAGATGATACGACCGGTCATTCGGAAGGAACGGTTATTCACGCCGGGGCCGACGCCGGTCCCGCCCTTCGTGACGGCGGCGATGGCGCGGGCGGCCGTCTTTCACCATCGGCATCCCGAGTTCCGGGCGGTCTGGCAGAGGGTCTGCGAGGGTCTCCCGGCTCTCTGGGGCGTCGCCGAGCCGGTCGTCCTCCTGGCGGGTTCCGGTACGGCCGGGATGGAGGCGCTGGTCGCCAATCTCTTTGAGCCCGGCGAGAAGGTCCTCGTCGGTTCGATCGGCAAGTTTGGGGAACGGTGGATCGAAATCGCCCGTCAGCGGGGCCTCGACGTCGTCGTCGTCGAACGGCCTTACGGCTATGCCCTCTCGGCCGACCAGGTCGCGGCGGCCCTGGCGGCCCATCCGGATGCGACCGGTTTCCTCATGCAGGCCTGCGAGACCTCGACGGGTGTCGAGAACCCCTTGGGCTCGATGGCCGAGGTCTTTGCCGGTCGGTCGGTCCTGTGGGTCGTCGATGCCATCTCGGGGATGGGGACGATGCCTATCGAGGCGGCGGCCTGGGGGATCGACGGTCTCGTGACGGCGTCTCAGAAGGCCTGGATGCTTCCGCCCGGGCTGGCGATGGTCTACCTGAGTCCTCGAGCCTGGGAGAAGGCCCGTCGGGTCCGGACTCGGCCTTACTACTTGGACCTTGTCCGTCTCCGGGGGGCCCAAGAGGAGGGGGACTCGGCCTTTACGCCGGCCATCCCCCTTGTCGTCGCCCTGGGGGAGGTGATAGACTACATCCGGCGGCTGGGAGGTTTAAAAAGTTTGATCCAGAATAGTCAGCAGTTGGCCGAATACTGTCGGCGCCGTCTGACCGAGGGCGGGTGGACGCTCTTTGCCAAGGAGCATCCCGCCGGGGCCCTGACGGCCATCGAGGTCCCGTCGGGCCTGGACGGCACCCTCTGGGTCCGAAAGCTTCGAGAGGACTACGGCCTGATCGTCGCCGGCGGCCAGGGTTCCTTGAAAGGCCGTATCTTCCGGGTCTCCCACATGGGCTACGTGGACCTGGCCGACGTAGCTGGTCTGATGGCCTGCCTCGAAGAAGCCTACCGGTCCCTCGTGCACGGGTGAGGCTGAGAGAGGAGGAGGGATGGCGCGACGGTTGGGCGAGATGTTGCTGGAAGCCGGGTTGATCACTCGGGAACAGCTCGAGCGGGCCCTGGACCATCAGAAGGAGACGGGCAAGCGGATCGGCGTCTGCCTCGTCGAGCTGAACTTCATCACCGAAGAAGAGCTGGCCGACTTTCTCAGTAAGAAGCACGGTGTTCCGGCCATCAACCTGCGGCACTTTGAAATCGACCCGGCCGTCATCCGTCTGGTCCCCCCGGAGCTGTGTCGGCGGTTCGTGTTGATCCCCGTCAGCAAGTCGGGTCCGACGCTGATGGTCGCCATGTCGGACCCGACGGACCTGGAAGCCATCACCCAAGTCGAGTTTGCGACGAACTACTCGGTCGAGCCCGTCGTCGCCCCCGAGACGATGATCTTAGAGGCCATTCGGAAATACTACGGCGGCGAACACGGGATCGACCTCCCCCGGACCCCGACGGGTGCCGCCGTAGGCCTTGCTGGGGAACCCAGCTTCGAGGAGCTGATCGACGCCGAGCTCGGCGACGAGGCCATCGAGGAGCTGGCCGAGGACATCTCATTGGACACCGAGTCCCTCATGAAGGCCGCCGAGGAGCGGCCCATCATCCGGCTCGTCAACAAGATCATCTACGAGGCCGTTCGGCAGGAGGCCAGCGACATCCACATCGAGCCTTACGAGAAGGAGATGCGGGTCCGATACCGCATCGACGGGGTCCTCCACCCCATCTTCAGCCCGCCCATCAAGCTCCGGGACGCCATCGTGTCCCGCATCAAGGTCATGTCCCGCTTGGACATCGCCGAGAAGCGGCTCCCCCAGGACGGTCGGATCAAGATGCGGCTACGGGTCGAGGGCCGGATGAAGACGCTGGACTTCCGGGTCTCGGTCCTGCCGACCATCTGGGGCGAGAAGGTCGTCATCCGGATCCTGGACCCCGAGCGGCTGTTTCTGGACATGACGAAGCTGGGCTTCGAGCCCGAGTCGCTGGAGCGCTTTGAACGGGCCATCACGAAGCCCTGGGGGATGATCCTCGTGACGGGGCCGACCGGGAGCGGCAAGACGAATACCCTGTACTCGGCCATCTCCCGCCTCAACACGACCGAGGTCAACATCCTGACGGCCGAGGACCCCGTCGAGTTCAACCTGTTCGGCATCAATCAGGTCCAGGTCAACGAGGCCATCGGTCTGACCTTTGCGGCGGCCCTGCGGTCCTTCCTGCGGCAGGACCCGAACATCATCCTGGTCGGGGAGATCCGCGACTTCGAGACGGCCGAGATCGCCATCAAGGCGGCCCTGACGGGTCACCTGGTCCTCTCGACTTTGCACACGAACGACGCCCCGAGCACGGTCACCCGGCTGATGAACATGGGCATCGAGCCCTTCCTGGTCGCCACGTCGGTCCACCTCATTCAGGCCCAGCGGCTCGTCCGCCGCATCTGTCAGGAATGTAAGGAGGAGGTCCGTGTGCCGACCCAGACGCTGATCGAGGTCGGCTTCACGCCCGAAGAGGCGAAGTCGGTGAAGATTTACAAGGGTCGGGGGTGTAGCCACTGCAACAACACGGGGTATCGGGGCCGCATCGGCCTGTTCGAGGTCTTGGAGTTCGACGACGACATCCGGGACATGGTCCTGTCGGGGGCGTCGGCCCTGGAAATCCGGCGGGTCGCCATCGAGAAGGGGATGATCACGCTTCGGCGGAGCGGCCTCATCAAGGTCATGAACGGCATCACGACTATCGAGGAAGTCCTACGAGAGACGGTCAAGTGAGGGCTCCGGCCATTCGGTCATTCGGCCATTGGGGAGCTCGGCCGTTCGGGGATGGGGCGGGGGACGTCGAACGGCCGGAGGGCCGAATCCCGAACGGCTGGGACGGAGGGTTGGGCCATGTCGTTTACCTTACATGACCTTTTGAAGCGTCTGATCGAGATGGAGGGGACGGACCTCCATATCACGACGGGCCAGCACCCCATCGTGCGGATCCACGGGGCCTTGGTCCCCCTGTCCGACTTTCCCAAGCTGACGCCGGTCGACACGAAGCGGCTGTGTTACAGCATCTTGACGGACTCCCAGAAGAAGCGGCTGGAGGAGAATCTCGAGCTGGACTTCTCCTTCGGCGTGAAGGACGTCGGCCGATTTCGGGCGAACGTGTACTTTCAGCGGGGTTCTATCGCCGGGGCCTTCCGTCTGATTCCTTTCGAAATCCGGGGCTTCGAGGAGCTGGGTCTCCCGCCCATCGTGCAGACGCTCTGCAACAAGCCCCGGGGCCTCGTCCTGGTGACGGGGCCGACGGGGAGCGGCAAGTCGACGACCCTGGCGGCGATGATCGACAAGATCAACCGGGAGCGGCCCGTGCACATCGTGACCATCGAGGACCCCATCGAGTACATCCACCACCACAAGCGGGCCATGGTCAACCAGCGGGAGGTCCACAACGACACCCATTCGTTTGCCAATGCCCTGCGGGCCGTCCTGCGGCAGGACCCGGACGTCGTCCTGGTCGGGGAAATGCGGGACCTGGAGACGATCGAAACGGCCATCCGTATCGCCGAGACGGGGCACCTGACCTTCGCGACCCTGCATACGAACTCGGCGGCCGAGACGATCCACCGGATCGTCGACGTGTTCCCCCAGCATCAACAGCCCCAGGTCCGGGCTCAGTTGGCTCTGATCCTACAGGGCATCATCTGCCAGGCCCTGCTTCCCCGGGCCGACGGTCGGGGCCGCGTGCTGGCCTGCGAGGTCCTGATCCCGAACAAGGCCATCCGGCACCTCATCCGGGAGGACAAGATCCACCAGATTTATGGCGTCATGCAGACGGGCCAGATCCAGCACGGGATGCAGACCTTCAACCAGTCGCTGGCTCAGCTCTACCTGAGCCGGAAGATCACGCTGGAGACGGCCCTGAGCGTGTCCCACGACCCGGACGAGCTGATGGACCTGATCAACCGCCGCGGGGGTCAGCCAGCGGCTCGACCGGCTCGGTGATGACGGGCCATTTGGGGGTTCGGCAGGCCGGGAACTCGGCAGTTGGGCAATTCGGCCCTTCGGGTGTTCAGCCATTGGGCAGACAGGCGGATGAAGGTAAAGGGCAGAGAAGCAAAAGGCGAGAAGCCCGAAGCGTGGCGGCTAAGCATCCATCTTGCCCTGACCTGATTCCCGAATGGCCGGACTGCCGAATTGCCGAACTGGAGGGACGGCATGCCGACGTTTGAATATCGGGGTCGGCGGGGTGACCAGGTCATGACGGGCGTCATCGAGGCGGGGTCCAAGGACGAAGCCCGGGCGCTCTTGCGCCGTCAGCAGATCATCGTCGACCAGCTCAAGGAGAAGGGGCGGGAGATCGCGCTCCCCTTCCTCCGCCGCGGGGTCCCCCTGAAGGACTTGGCCGTGTTCACCCGCCAGTTCTCCGTCATGATCGATGCGGGTCTCCCCATCTTGCAGTGCTTGGAAATCCTGGCGGGCCAGGCCCAGAACAAGGTGTTCCAGCGGACGCTGATGGCCGTGCGGGACGACGTCGAGGCCGGCTCGTCCCTGGCGGGGGCGCTTCGCAAGCATCCGACAGTGTTTGACGACCTGTACTGCAACCTCGTCGCCGCCGGCGAGGCGGGCGGGATTCTCGACACCATCCTCCAGCGGTTGGCGGCCTACCTGGAGAAGATCGTGAAACTCCGTCGGGCTGTCCGCTCGGCCTTGACGTACCCGGCCGCCGTGATCGTCATCGCCGGCATCGTCGTGTGGGTCATCCTGACGTACGTGATTCCCACGTTCCGGGACCTGTTCGCCGAACTGGGGGCGACGCTTCCCTTACCGACCCGGATCGTCATCGCCTTGAGCAACCTCTTAGCACGATTCGGATGGTTCGTCCTGATCTTGCTGGTCGTGGCCTTCATCGCCATCCGCCGATGGTACAAGACGACCCGGACGGGCCGGATGACGATCGACCGGCTCCTCCTCCGGACGCCGATCCTGGGCGGGGTCCTCCGCAAGATCGCCGTGGCCCGGTTCTGCCGGACGATGGCGACCCTCATCAGTAGCGGCGTGCCTATCATCGAGGCCCTGGAGGTCACGGCCAAGACATCGGGCAACGCCATCATCGAGGAAGCCATCCTGAAGGTCCGGACGGAGGTCGAGGCCGGCCGCGGGATCGCCGAGTCGATGGACCGGACGGGCGTGTTCCCGGCCATCGTCACCCACATGGTCAGCGTCGGCGAGCAGACGGGCGCCCTGGACACGATGATGAATAAGGTCGCCGAGTTCTACGAAGAGGAAGTCGACGCCGCCGTCGAGGGCTTCATGGCCCTCATCGAACCGGTCATGATCGCCTTCCTGGGGCTTGTCATCGGCTCTATCGTCGTGTCGATGTACTTGCCCATTTTCGGTCTTGTCAGCAAGATCGGATAGTCGTGGTCCGTACCACGTCGCCCCTACTGGAGCGGTACCTGGCCATCCGGGTCCTGGTGGCCACGGTCGTGCTGGGCTCGATCCTGGTCACCCAGGTCGTGGCCCAGGAGGTCCTGCGCGTCCGACCCCTGTACACGTTGATCATCTACGTCCTGGCCTACTCCCTGGCGAGCATCTTCCTGTACCTCGCCCTGGGCTTCCGGAACGGCCTCTTCTACCTTCAGTTCCTGTTGGACCTCAGCGCCATCACGGCCCTGGTGTACCTGACGGGCTCCTACCGGAGCCCCCTGAGCATGCTGTATGTGCTGTTCATCGCCGTCAGCGGCTTGACCCTAAGCCGGGCCGGCCTTTTCCGGCTGGCGGCCACGGCCGCCATCTTCTACGGTCTGATGGTCCTGGGCGTCCTGTTTCGATGGCTTCCCCTCTATGCCTCTGAGTGGTTCCCCGTTGACCCGGAGCCGGCCAAACCGGCCCTGTACAACCTGCTCCTCCATCTGACGGCGTTCCTCCTGACGGCCTGGCTCGTGAGCATCCCGGCCGAGCACGCCCGACGTTCCCAGCGGCAGGCCGTCGAGGAGCACCAGAAACTCCGGAGCACCCAGGAGGTCCTCCAGTTTGTCGTCCAGCAGTTCCCGGCCGGCCTGGTCCTGACAGATGCTCGCGGGCGTGTGAG
Above is a window of bacterium HR11 DNA encoding:
- the hslO gene encoding 33 kDa chaperonin → MRQRLLRVVDDRWHVRLVVATATSLLNTVRRRLATSPVATASLGRAMVGSALLSAYLKPTAQQRVQIHITGDGPLREVVAECNGIGHVRGYVRNPQVDLPPRDGKWDVARAVGRGYFTVLRDLGLGEPYASTVPLVSGEIAQDLAYYLLQSEQVHSAVLLGVLIRRDRVIAAGGCLVERLPGADEPAMDRLSERIRALGGISHWLWRHPDPIELVHQLLEGGQPRVLEVRPLRFRCRCRRSRALEVLMAMDRQALIDDLRQEATVEVRCGFCNVAYRFSREELDFYLRPLGRVH
- the hup gene encoding DNA-binding protein HU; the protein is MARRARGAKVTKAHLVDRVARLAGLTKTQAHQAIDAVIKAIQDALAGGSAVNLVGFGSFTVTQRKARKGRNPRTGRPMTIPARTVVRFRPGRKLREAVAK
- a CDS encoding Serine-pyruvate aminotransferase, encoding MIRPVIRKERLFTPGPTPVPPFVTAAMARAAVFHHRHPEFRAVWQRVCEGLPALWGVAEPVVLLAGSGTAGMEALVANLFEPGEKVLVGSIGKFGERWIEIARQRGLDVVVVERPYGYALSADQVAAALAAHPDATGFLMQACETSTGVENPLGSMAEVFAGRSVLWVVDAISGMGTMPIEAAAWGIDGLVTASQKAWMLPPGLAMVYLSPRAWEKARRVRTRPYYLDLVRLRGAQEEGDSAFTPAIPLVVALGEVIDYIRRLGGLKSLIQNSQQLAEYCRRRLTEGGWTLFAKEHPAGALTAIEVPSGLDGTLWVRKLREDYGLIVAGGQGSLKGRIFRVSHMGYVDLADVAGLMACLEEAYRSLVHG
- the hxcR_1 gene encoding putative type II secretion system protein HxcR, which encodes MARRLGEMLLEAGLITREQLERALDHQKETGKRIGVCLVELNFITEEELADFLSKKHGVPAINLRHFEIDPAVIRLVPPELCRRFVLIPVSKSGPTLMVAMSDPTDLEAITQVEFATNYSVEPVVAPETMILEAIRKYYGGEHGIDLPRTPTGAAVGLAGEPSFEELIDAELGDEAIEELAEDISLDTESLMKAAEERPIIRLVNKIIYEAVRQEASDIHIEPYEKEMRVRYRIDGVLHPIFSPPIKLRDAIVSRIKVMSRLDIAEKRLPQDGRIKMRLRVEGRMKTLDFRVSVLPTIWGEKVVIRILDPERLFLDMTKLGFEPESLERFERAITKPWGMILVTGPTGSGKTNTLYSAISRLNTTEVNILTAEDPVEFNLFGINQVQVNEAIGLTFAAALRSFLRQDPNIILVGEIRDFETAEIAIKAALTGHLVLSTLHTNDAPSTVTRLMNMGIEPFLVATSVHLIQAQRLVRRICQECKEEVRVPTQTLIEVGFTPEEAKSVKIYKGRGCSHCNNTGYRGRIGLFEVLEFDDDIRDMVLSGASALEIRRVAIEKGMITLRRSGLIKVMNGITTIEEVLRETVK
- the pilT_1 gene encoding Twitching mobility protein codes for the protein MSFTLHDLLKRLIEMEGTDLHITTGQHPIVRIHGALVPLSDFPKLTPVDTKRLCYSILTDSQKKRLEENLELDFSFGVKDVGRFRANVYFQRGSIAGAFRLIPFEIRGFEELGLPPIVQTLCNKPRGLVLVTGPTGSGKSTTLAAMIDKINRERPVHIVTIEDPIEYIHHHKRAMVNQREVHNDTHSFANALRAVLRQDPDVVLVGEMRDLETIETAIRIAETGHLTFATLHTNSAAETIHRIVDVFPQHQQPQVRAQLALILQGIICQALLPRADGRGRVLACEVLIPNKAIRHLIREDKIHQIYGVMQTGQIQHGMQTFNQSLAQLYLSRKITLETALSVSHDPDELMDLINRRGGQPAARPAR
- the epsF_1 gene encoding Type II secretion system protein F translates to MPTFEYRGRRGDQVMTGVIEAGSKDEARALLRRQQIIVDQLKEKGREIALPFLRRGVPLKDLAVFTRQFSVMIDAGLPILQCLEILAGQAQNKVFQRTLMAVRDDVEAGSSLAGALRKHPTVFDDLYCNLVAAGEAGGILDTILQRLAAYLEKIVKLRRAVRSALTYPAAVIVIAGIVVWVILTYVIPTFRDLFAELGATLPLPTRIVIALSNLLARFGWFVLILLVVAFIAIRRWYKTTRTGRMTIDRLLLRTPILGGVLRKIAVARFCRTMATLISSGVPIIEALEVTAKTSGNAIIEEAILKVRTEVEAGRGIAESMDRTGVFPAIVTHMVSVGEQTGALDTMMNKVAEFYEEEVDAAVEGFMALIEPVMIAFLGLVIGSIVVSMYLPIFGLVSKIG